From the Halalkalicoccus sp. CGA53 genome, one window contains:
- a CDS encoding transcription initiation factor IIB has product MNETLRTRTDESRTDERTTEEEETNCPECGGRLVSDSEHAETVCADCGLVVESDEIDRGPEWRAFDASERDQKSRVGAPTTNMMHDRGLSTNIGWQDKDAYGNSLSNRQRQKMQRLRTWNERFRTRDSKERNLKQALGEIDRMASALGLPENVRETASVIYRRALEEDLLPGRSIEGVATAALYAAARQAGTPRSLDEIEAVSRIDRMELTRTYRYVVRQLGLEVKPADPESYVPRFASELDLSDEAEHRARELLRDAKQAGVHSGKSPVGLAAASVYAAALLTNEKVTQAEVSDVANISEVTIRNRYKELLEADEADAGSAVASATN; this is encoded by the coding sequence ATGAACGAAACACTGAGAACCCGTACTGACGAGTCGCGCACCGACGAACGAACGACAGAGGAGGAGGAGACGAACTGCCCGGAGTGTGGCGGGAGACTCGTCTCCGACAGCGAACACGCCGAGACGGTCTGTGCCGACTGTGGGCTGGTCGTCGAGTCGGACGAGATCGACCGCGGCCCCGAGTGGCGCGCGTTCGACGCGAGCGAACGCGACCAGAAGTCCCGCGTCGGCGCCCCGACGACGAACATGATGCACGACCGTGGACTCTCGACGAACATCGGCTGGCAGGACAAAGACGCCTACGGCAACTCGCTCTCGAACCGCCAGCGCCAGAAGATGCAGCGCCTCCGCACCTGGAACGAGCGCTTTCGAACCCGGGACTCGAAGGAGCGCAACCTGAAGCAGGCGCTCGGCGAGATCGACCGGATGGCGAGCGCACTCGGCCTCCCGGAGAACGTCCGCGAGACCGCGTCGGTGATCTACCGCCGCGCGCTCGAGGAGGACCTCCTCCCCGGACGGTCGATCGAGGGCGTCGCCACCGCGGCGCTGTACGCCGCTGCCCGGCAGGCGGGCACTCCGCGCTCGCTCGACGAGATTGAGGCCGTCTCCCGGATCGACCGGATGGAGCTGACCCGGACCTACCGCTACGTGGTCCGCCAGCTCGGCCTCGAGGTGAAACCCGCCGACCCAGAGAGCTACGTCCCGCGCTTTGCGAGCGAGCTCGACCTCTCCGACGAGGCCGAACACCGCGCCCGCGAACTGCTGCGCGACGCGAAACAGGCCGGCGTCCACTCGGGCAAGAGCCCGGTCGGTCTCGCGGCCGCGTCGGTCTACGCCGCCGCGCTGCTCACCAACGAGAAGGTCACCCAGGCCGAGGTGAGCGACGTCGCGAACATCTCCGAGGTGACGATCAGAAACCGGTACAAGGAGCTGCTCGAGGCCGACGAGGCCGACGCCGGCTCGGCCGTCGCGAGCGCGACGAACTGA
- a CDS encoding UPF0058 family protein, which produces MKKQELIHLHGLLAEVSNYYEDRSGSIDLSAYEELSVRPTSIHKSKTEHKRAVFALASGITSDVETAETEAVAPRAD; this is translated from the coding sequence ATGAAGAAGCAGGAGCTCATCCACCTTCACGGCCTGCTCGCAGAGGTATCGAACTACTACGAGGACAGGAGCGGATCAATCGACCTCTCCGCGTACGAGGAGCTTAGCGTACGGCCGACATCGATTCACAAGTCGAAAACGGAGCACAAGCGCGCCGTGTTCGCGCTCGCCTCCGGCATCACCAGCGACGTCGAGACGGCCGAGACCGAAGCCGTCGCGCCGCGAGCCGACTGA